The Spirochaetota bacterium genome contains the following window.
AGGTAGATCAGAGTAGCTTTGAAGATGAATTTGGAAATACAGATGGCAGATACACTTACAATCGAAATAGATTAAACCTAACCTATTCCAGATTTTTTTCTGAGCAACTTGCTCTTTCAGCACATTATTCTAATAAACTTGATCAAAGATCAAGAAGTGATTTAAGCGATTCATATTTTAACAGCCCAGGATTAGAATTTAAATACTCACTGATTTATGGAACAACCTTATCACTTTTATATGAATATGAGCATATTAGGTTCAAACCTGGAGATGACGCCTCTGCACAAAGAGCAACGGCTAAATTTACACAATACTTTACTGATCAAATTCATTTCCAATGCAAGACAGGATTGGATTTCATTGTATCCTATAATAATAAACACTACACTAAACCTTTTATTTCTGCTTCAATTGTAGATGATATTGATGATAAATCTAGTATACGAATTCTATTCATAAAACAATATTATTTTACTACTTATAGTCAGGATGTAACCAACAATTGGCGGTTTTCAGGTTCTATAAAAAGACAATTGCGTGAGAGGTTATCTTGTAACTGTTCATGCTTTTATGGTTTTGCAGAATTTGTTTTTTCAGAAAGGACATATAATCTAGTAGGAGTAGACATATCCTTTAACTATGATATTCGTGAAACAATTGAAAGTCTTATACAGTATACTTACTCACAGAGAAATTCTGACACTGGCGTCAGTGAATATGTTAAGAATAGGGTGCTCTTTGGTATAAAGATTGATTTATAATTATAGTTTTGTATATATCGAAATTCCAATAATTTATTATTGCTTAATAGTTATACTTTATCGTGTTAGAAGGAGGATAAAATAGTGAATTATCATATTAGTTTTTTATTGATTATATTATATCCCTTAACAATTTTTTCTATTATAGGTAGTGCTGAGACGAATAAGGGCGCAGTCCCATATACCGTTGGAATTGGAGATATTATTGAAATAAAAATATCAGAGCCTGAAGAGTCTACAGATAGAGTTATTGTCTCACCTGATGGTTTGATTACTGTTCCCTATATTGGAAGTGTTCGTGTTGAAGGTTGGACTATTAAACAGATTAAAGAGTATATATTGAAAAAATTATCCGATGGTTATTTGAATTATCCGATTATTTCAGTTTACCTAATTGAATCACGAAGCAGAAAATTCACAATTTCTGGTCAGATAAACAAACCAGGTACCTATACTCTAGGTGAAAAAACCACTGTTCTAAAGGCAATTTCTATTGCGGGAGGATTTACAAAATTTGGTTCATCAAGTCGTGTCAAAGTACTCAGACCCAGAAAGGGAAGGCCAGGGTATAATACAATTAAAATAGATCTCAAATCAGTGATGAATGGAAACTCAGATGCAGACATTATGGTGCAGCCCGGGGATATAATCGTAGTATCGTCGTCACTCTTTTAATAAATAGTAGCGTAATATTTATACAATATAGTATATAGAGGATTGACATCTCCTTAAATGAAGAGTTCGAAAGGGATATAGATTAGCATTAAATATCTTGATAATATCTATACTTATTCCATTAAAAGGATTAAGGTGCAATAATTGGTAATTTGTTTTAGAGACATTCACTTAATATATGAGGTTATGGTAATAATTTCATATTGGAAATAATTCTAAAAATAACCAAGTGGTGACATTTCGATCCAACTTAGACTGATTTATTGACATCCCTCCATACAGTATTACAATCATTAGGAAGGCAAAATAATATAGTACAACTCACGGCTTTACATGAGTAAACCCACGAATCAAGGAGCTATAAATGGGAAATAATACCAATGCAAACGAGTTTACGCTTAGAGATTTGCTGAGTATAATTTTCAGACAAAAGGTAATCATTTTTATCACAATCTTCGTAGTAATGTTAACGTCCATAATTGGATTACAATTACAAACACCAATGTATGAGTCATATGTTAAGATGCTAATTTCTGGCGAGAAGCAGGTTGTATCGCCATACTATAGGGATTTGACCGGGTCAAGTAGAAGTCTAATAGCGCGAACACAAAGTGAGATTGTCAAGTCCAGACCAGTGCTAGAACGGGCAGTTAGAGCGCTTAAGCTTCATGAACGTCCAGTTGATTATGAGAAAAGATTTTGTTCAGATCTAAAGAAGTATCTGATAGATTACAGGCTAAAGAAATTAAATGAAAAACTTGTAGAACTTAATCCTGTGGAGAGAAGAGAGGTTGCTTTCCGGAGAGCAGAACAGTATTTAAAGAGAAACATTGAAGTAGAATCAATAAGGGATACGAATTTATTTATTATTAAGGTTAAGGATTTTAGCGCCCAACGGGCTGCTGAGATAGCTAATGTCGTTAGTCGTTCCTATTGCATATTTGATTTAGAGCAACAGCTTGCAGAACTCAGAATAAAATTCGGGAAAAGGCACCCCAAAGTAATTCGTTTGCAGAACAATATCTACCACATGAACGAAACCCTTTCAGGCGCAAGGATTGATACCCTAAGTGCAATTGGCAAAGCAAGTGTTAAGACGGTTGAACAGGCAAATATTCCATTTTCACCTACAGGTCAGTCAAAACGAATTATAATTACTCTTGCTCTCATTATGAGTATATTTATAGGTATAATGCTTGCATTTGTATTTGATTATATCAATCATACCTTTAAATCGCCTCAGGATATTGAATCATTTCTTAACCTGCCATACTTTGGATCAATTTTAAACAAAAGACTAAATGAGGAGGTAATAATTAAGGATGCAAAGAAAGAAAGTGCTTATACTCAATCTTACAGAATCCTCTCAGACAAATTATATTCTACAATGAAACAAGATAAATTAAAGACAATTCTAATTATTTCTGCTCAGGCACATGAGGGGACTACTTCCATTGTTGTGAACCTTGGCTTCTGTTTATCTCAAAAATTAGGTCAAAAAGTACTTATAGTTGACGCCAATTTCAGATATCCTTCAATACACGATTTTTTTGGATTTAACAATGAATCCGGCTTTGTTAATATTTTTGATGAGGAAAAGAATGATATGATTCATAATGCTGATCCTAACCTATCTGTTTTATCCGCAGGCAAAACTACAAATGATCCTGTTGCAGCGTTAGGCGGAGGTGGGTTGAAAAAATCAATTCGTTCACTGAAAGAGAAATATGGCGTAGTAATCTTCGATTGCATTAATCTGAATAACTCAATTGATGCGATCTTGCTCTCAACACATGTAGATGGAGTTATTCTTGTAGTGCATGAAGGGAAAACCCGCCGTCAAGTTGTAAAGAACGCTATTGAACCGCTTGTACAGAATAAGGCAAATATTATTGGTGTAATATTAAACAGAAGGAAACATGTAATTCCAAAATTTATTTATAATCGATTATAAAAGTTTTCAAGCCAAACTGAATTACAGTTTTCACCATCAATAATTGCATCGAACAGAAGCGATCAACCACAGGCAAACCGTCCTTTGAGGGGAGTCTACTGTTATAGCTGAAGTTAGTAGCTTGTAACAGTAATGCATAGAGTGATACTGATTTTTTAGTTTTAGTGCCCTTGTGTATATTATACAAGCTATCAATATTGATATTAAATACATGGCACTAACATTTTTGTTAGTAAAGTAGTTTCTGATGTTGGACGAAGTAGTTTATTTGTTATTACATAAATTAGCTTTGCATTATATAGAACACGAATATTCAGACTTCTGAAATTCTTATTGAGGTTTCATGTTGCATAAAGGCTCTCACAATTTTAGCCTCGTCATAACTTACAGTATTGTTGAAATATTCAATAATAGGACGAAGTTCCCAACTCAGCTGTGATGAAAATAATTCCTCTACTGCCTTACGCTTGTCAGTATCAATAAGACGGTCAATTTCAATATCACGCCCAGCTCTAATCAGTTTTTCTAAATGTCCAATTATTGTAGGAATTACAAGATCGCGTTTTTTCGCAATTTCTTCAACATTTAGTCCTTGCTTGAAAAGTTGATATGTCTTTTCAATAGTTTCGCCTTTTACTCTTTCCTTTACAATATTAGTAGATAAAGGGGGTGGTCCCATATAATTGTTTTTTGGATTTTCATCAAGATATGTCTTCATCTCATTAACGAAATCTAGGCCATACCTCTTTAGCTTTATCTCTCCAATACCGCTTATCTTTCTCATGTCAATTATCGTTGTGGGGTAGTATCTGCACATATCGTGTAGGGTTTTATCTGAAAAAATTATATAAGGAGGGACATCATGCTTATCAGCAATTTTTTTTCGCAGAAGACGGAGACGTTCAAAAAGCACTTCGTCATAGGATCTGATACAAATATCTGCAGTGTTCTCCGATTCCTCAATTTTCTCTTCCTTTTTCAGCGCAGTAACTTCATCAAATCCATATAGAACATTGTATCCCTTTTTTGTTATCTTAAGCACTGGATACTCATTTCCGTCCTGATAAATAATCTCTTGAGCCAGAAGCTCATCCACTAAGAATCGCCAATATCGTTTATCCTTATCCTTATCCTTGCCTGCGCCATAGGTTTTTATCTTATCATGTCCAAATTCACGTATTCGCTTTGTATTCGCTCCAGTAACAATATCAATTAAATATGTAATACCGAAACGCAAACCAGTTCTCATCATTGCTGACATCAAAATTTGAGCATCAATAGTAATGTCAATCTTTTCAATTATACCAACGCATATATCACAGGCTTTACAATTTTGTGCGGGATAATCCTCTCCAAAATATTCAAGAAGTTTTTTTCTTCTGCATACATTATGCAATGCATATCTGATTGTATGATTCAATTTCTCTATTGCAATAGATCGCTCCTTGTCATCGGTTATCTGATCTATAAAATATCTAATCTTGGGTATGTCACCCCTACCATAATATAGAATGCAATTTGCCAGTTCGCCATCGCGTCCTGCACGCCCGGTCTCTTGGTAATAGCTTTCAATATTCTTAGGTAAATCAGCATGAATTACATATCGAACGTTTGACTTGTCTATGCCCATACCAAAGGCAATTGTTGCTACAATAACAGTCGCCTCATCATTGTTAAATGCATCCTGGTTATTTTTTCGATCGATCATAGTCATCCCAGCATGATAAGGGAGTGCCTTGATTCCATGACATACCAAGAAATCAGCTAACTTGATTACTGAATCACGTGTAGTGCGGTATATTATGCCTGGATCATTAGGATGTTCTAAGATGAATTTTATAATTTCTGCTTCAATATCTATCTTCTCTCTAACATGATAAAAGAGATTCTGACGATTAAAAGAGGCACGAACAATATAGGGAGAACGGAGATTAAGTTTATCGATAATATCATCCTGAACAATGGAAGTGGCCGTTGCTGTAAATGATGCTATCGGTACATGAGGGAAAAGTGATGTAATATTGGTAAGACTCATATAATCTGGACGGAAATCATGCCCCCATTCAGAGATACAATGAGCCTCATCTATAGCAAAAAGCGATAAGGGTATGGTTCTTAGTGTCTCAATAAAGTTCTGCATCGCATAGCGTTCAGGTGCAATGTAAAGCAGTTTTAAGATATTGCTTCTCAGCTTTCGGTATGTGTCACACATCTCCTCATGTGTTGATGAACTATTCAGATAAGCGGCTGATATTCCATTTTCAAGAGCTGCGTCAACTTGATCCTTCATCAATGAGATAAGTGGACTTATTACTATCGTGGTTCCATTCATCATCATTGTAGGTAATTGGTAGCAAAGTGATTTACCACCTCCAGTAGGCATCACCGCAAAGACATCCCTTTTGTTGATTATGTTTGATATTATTGTTTCTTGGTTAGGACGAAAGGCCTGAAAACCAAAAACATTTTTTAAAATATTCAACATGGCTAAATATTTTTCATTGTTCATCCTTTGTTAAATGTCAATATTCACTCCAATTATGAATTTTGGTAAATAAGGCTGGGAATTTGTAATATCCAGTCTTGAATGTTTCAACTTTATTTGAAAGCCGCTTCTGTTCATAAGATACTTATTAACAATATTAGCGCATACTCATTTACACAGTAGTGAAAAGGGAATTCCAGTCTTTGCCAGGAAAAACATCACGATTTATGGAGTACATATACTTATATAAATGCTTATTCAATCAGCGTCGAAGCACTTATATCTTGAACATTCATTCGTTGCAATTAAAATATTCTGGAAGCCTAAAAAAGTTTTCTCTTGCGCCATCCAAAAAAACAAGTGACTGAATAACCTTTAATTTGTATTTCTTAAATAGCGCGATAATGACCTTTCGTCATAAGCAATCGTTCTTTAAGAATTATTTTTGTCAGTTTTTCATATCGGATAATTGAAAAACATCGACGAAAAAATGATGCTTTTTCCGTTATTTGACATGTATGTTTAATTTATTCAAAACACAATGGATAGGACATAACGATATCTCTATTTTTTCTTTACATTTATTCTAAGCTGAGTTAACATTAAGCAATTGGAGAATTATACGATTTATAGGGAAGATGATGGGTAAGCCGAAAATACTCATAGTGGAAGATACACAGACTGCAGTAACTTTTATTAGACAAGCTATTGAGAAAAGGGGATGGGAAATTGTAGGCATTTTGGACCCAAGCGAGACGGCAGTCAAAATTGTTGAGAATGAAAGACCAGATATAATATTAGTTGACATCAAATTCAACGATAACATAGATGGAATTCCCCTCCCTGATATTATATATTCCAGCTTTGATATTCCAATCATTTTCATAACATCCAATGCTGATATAGAAATTCAAAATCGAGCAATAGAAACCGGTTCATATGAATATTTAACAAAACCTTTCAAGGAATGTGAGTTATATTCGGTTATTGAGGTTGCTCTTTATAAGCATGAACTTGAAATGAGACTAATAAATAGTGAAAATGAATATAGAAGATTGATAGAACAATTGCCCTATGGATTAGCGATATTTCAGGGCGCTTCACCATGCATCACTTTTGTTAATACAGCCTTTGCTAATGTTTTGGGATATGCTATTCATGAATTGCTATCTCCTGAACA
Protein-coding sequences here:
- the recQ gene encoding DNA helicase RecQ, encoding MNNEKYLAMLNILKNVFGFQAFRPNQETIISNIINKRDVFAVMPTGGGKSLCYQLPTMMMNGTTIVISPLISLMKDQVDAALENGISAAYLNSSSTHEEMCDTYRKLRSNILKLLYIAPERYAMQNFIETLRTIPLSLFAIDEAHCISEWGHDFRPDYMSLTNITSLFPHVPIASFTATATSIVQDDIIDKLNLRSPYIVRASFNRQNLFYHVREKIDIEAEIIKFILEHPNDPGIIYRTTRDSVIKLADFLVCHGIKALPYHAGMTMIDRKNNQDAFNNDEATVIVATIAFGMGIDKSNVRYVIHADLPKNIESYYQETGRAGRDGELANCILYYGRGDIPKIRYFIDQITDDKERSIAIEKLNHTIRYALHNVCRRKKLLEYFGEDYPAQNCKACDICVGIIEKIDITIDAQILMSAMMRTGLRFGITYLIDIVTGANTKRIREFGHDKIKTYGAGKDKDKDKRYWRFLVDELLAQEIIYQDGNEYPVLKITKKGYNVLYGFDEVTALKKEEKIEESENTADICIRSYDEVLFERLRLLRKKIADKHDVPPYIIFSDKTLHDMCRYYPTTIIDMRKISGIGEIKLKRYGLDFVNEMKTYLDENPKNNYMGPPPLSTNIVKERVKGETIEKTYQLFKQGLNVEEIAKKRDLVIPTIIGHLEKLIRAGRDIEIDRLIDTDKRKAVEELFSSQLSWELRPIIEYFNNTVSYDEAKIVRAFMQHETSIRISEV
- a CDS encoding Wzz/FepE/Etk N-terminal domain-containing protein — protein: MGNNTNANEFTLRDLLSIIFRQKVIIFITIFVVMLTSIIGLQLQTPMYESYVKMLISGEKQVVSPYYRDLTGSSRSLIARTQSEIVKSRPVLERAVRALKLHERPVDYEKRFCSDLKKYLIDYRLKKLNEKLVELNPVERREVAFRRAEQYLKRNIEVESIRDTNLFIIKVKDFSAQRAAEIANVVSRSYCIFDLEQQLAELRIKFGKRHPKVIRLQNNIYHMNETLSGARIDTLSAIGKASVKTVEQANIPFSPTGQSKRIIITLALIMSIFIGIMLAFVFDYINHTFKSPQDIESFLNLPYFGSILNKRLNEEVIIKDAKKESAYTQSYRILSDKLYSTMKQDKLKTILIISAQAHEGTTSIVVNLGFCLSQKLGQKVLIVDANFRYPSIHDFFGFNNESGFVNIFDEEKNDMIHNADPNLSVLSAGKTTNDPVAALGGGGLKKSIRSLKEKYGVVIFDCINLNNSIDAILLSTHVDGVILVVHEGKTRRQVVKNAIEPLVQNKANIIGVILNRRKHVIPKFIYNRL
- a CDS encoding polysaccharide biosynthesis/export family protein, giving the protein MNYHISFLLIILYPLTIFSIIGSAETNKGAVPYTVGIGDIIEIKISEPEESTDRVIVSPDGLITVPYIGSVRVEGWTIKQIKEYILKKLSDGYLNYPIISVYLIESRSRKFTISGQINKPGTYTLGEKTTVLKAISIAGGFTKFGSSSRVKVLRPRKGRPGYNTIKIDLKSVMNGNSDADIMVQPGDIIVVSSSLF